The Hevea brasiliensis isolate MT/VB/25A 57/8 unplaced genomic scaffold, ASM3005281v1 Scaf338, whole genome shotgun sequence region AAAGGCTTCATTTCTACAGTACAGGTCCCTTCTCGCCACCAACTTGCAGATATCTTTACCAAACCGCTTACTTCTATTTTATTCCCACATCACCTTCTCAAGATGGGCCTTCATGATTTATGCTCGTCTCCATCTTGAGGGGGCTATGTTAGATTAAACGTATGGGAAGGGCACAACTTGCTCACACAATACAGCTCATTCTATACAACAACACATCAGCTCTCATTTCTCATCTGCTCTCATTTTCATTTCATCCCCTCCTGATTTCAAGGAAACCTCACATACGTGTATGGATGAAAGCACAAACTGTTGTAAATTAGTTAGTGGCAATATGTAAATACAATAGAAAATTAGGAGATTCTTTTAAACAAATTGTTTCTAGAATACTCTAAACACTTGTATATAAACATATGTTTCCTCAATGCAAATTCATTTCAGCTTATTTCTATAAAAATAATAGCTATTTGTTTAGGCTTCATGCCCAGTCGTTCAATTATGGaaacgatctttctcattagaaacttgaCAGAGAAATATAAATATGTGAAAaaagatctacatatggtttttatcgatttagaGAAGGCTTATAATAGTATTCAAGAGATGTATTATGAAGAGTGTTAGAATAAAaaaagggtatctattaggtacatacaagtattaaaaaatatgtatgaaggagcaactacaattgtgcgcacagtgagaggggacacaatagatttttctatctcaattggattacacaaaGGTTCAGCTatgagcccttacctttttatattagttttagatgaattgataaAACATATACagaagagtatcccttggtgcatgatgtttgcggataatatagttctgatagatgagacgtgaGAAGTAGTCAATAAAaaactagagctttggagaagtactttagagtcaaagggctttaagttaagtagaacaaagatataatacatgcattgcaagtttaatGAAGGCCAAACTGATGATAGGGAAGGAGCTAGTTTGGACGGAGTggtattgccccaaagtaatcactttaaatatctcgacttaatccttcaagtagatgggagatgtgaggaggatgttagtcataggattaaagccagatggttgaagtggagacatgccaccggagttttatgtgatcgcaagattcccaataggttgaaaggaaaattttacgcaTGTGACCATACGAGGCcatgttatatgatagtgagtgttgggcaatgaaggagccagatgtgtctaagatgagagttacgaaaatgagaatgttaaggtggatgagtggccatactagactagataaagtccgtaatgagagtattagagaaaaggtatgtgtagtgccaattgaggataagtcgaaaaaaaggagattgaggtggtttggtgatGTGAAGAGTAGAAATACGGAGGCTCCAAttggacaagtagagcacattgggttagaggatagaaagaaaagatggGGTAGACCTAacttaacttggaggagagtagtacaatatgacctagaagcattacatatttccgatgatttaacccaaaatcgtttatagtagagaaagagaatccatatagccgacctcaaTAAATTTTTAAGATAAAAACTTAGTCAAGTTTAGTTGAGTTTATGTGGAAGTTTAGATGAAATTTTAATGTTCTAAGTAAAAAAGTCCTACAACTTACTTCTACTTGATTATTTTGTCAAAAATTGCATGTCGACCAGCAAATGTACTAGGATGGAAGTTTGAGTCTATTGAAGTGGTAGGAGAAAGAAAAATAGTGAGAAGTAGATTTAGGATAAATGTTGGGGAAGCAATAAAAAAGATATAATAGCCCTAAATCATTTTGAAGATGTAGTTCTAAATTGAGTGCAATGGAGGAAAATATATAACCAATTCTGACCAACTGGAAATTAAATTTTGCTTGGGATTGgttgagttgagtttattttatttaaaatctaGTTGAAATATCACAACATTTATGTgtagtgagaaatcaaaattgaGTTTTTTTTCATGTAAATTAAAGTCCAATGGGTattgaaattaataataaaaGTTTAATTGCTTTGACCGTTGAATTTGAGTAGTGCAGAGTTGTTTTTAAAATTGTAAGATTTTGAATTCAAGTTCTAGTCAGAACCCAATAAAccttaaaaaaaatgtttaattaagtgaaattaaacttCTAAGGATAAAAAAAAACTCGATGGATTCATCACCTCTATATAATTTagtaacacatagcatgcatgcCACCCTAACACCCACAAACCCGACAGCTAAAGCCATGGCACTAATTAAACAATTGCCTTTCATCCTTACTATCTTCATTGTACTATTATTTTCTTCGAATGTTGTCTTAGCTTCTGCTTCTTCAGCGGTCCAGACAAAAGGACAAGAAGCAGAATCTCTTCTCAAATGGAAAGACAGCCTTGATGAGCCCACTAATTGCCTCCTTTGCTCTTGGAATTTTGTTCCTCGCAATTCCACTTCTTCTGACCCCAAAACTGACATCAGTAGTTCCCCTTGCCAGTGGATTGGGATCGCTTGTGATGAGTCTGGAAATGTCATATATATAAACGTTTCCTTCAGTGGTTTAAGAGGTACTTTACAATCCTTTAACTTCTCATCTTTCCCTAGCCTTGAGCGTCTTGATCTTTCTCACAACTTTCTCCATGGAAGCATTCCTTCCCGCATCAGTAACCTTTCCAAGCTCATCTATCTAGACTTGGCTGTCAATAATTTCTCTGGTAATATACCATCTGAGATAGGGATGTTAAAATCTCTCGTTGTGCTTGTTTTTTCTCAAAACAATCTGACAGGTCCTATTCCTGCTTCTATAGAAAACTTGATTGAACTAAGTCTTCTAGACCTTCATCATAATAAACTTTCTGCTTCAATCCCACAGGAAATTGGGAAGTTGAGGTCACTCAATGTTACTCTTTTGTCTCACAATAAGCTCACAGGTCAACTTCCTGCTTCCATAGGAAATTTGGGCAAACTTACTATCCTGCACCTTCATGACAACAGACTTTCTGGTTCAATTCCTAGGGAAATTGGTATGTTAACGTCCCTTAATGTGCTTGCTTTGACAAACAACAGTCTCACAGGTCCTATTCCGGCAACTGTAGGAAACCTGAAAAGATTAACTTGGCTTTACATTGCAAACAACAAGCTTAGTGGATTCATTCCTAAGGAATTAGGATCACTAACCTGTCTTAGTGAGCTTTCTTTGCATTCTAATAGTCTTCAAGGTCCAATCCCTGCTTCTATAGGAAACTTGAGCAACCTAAAATTTTTAGACCttggtttcaacaacctttcagGATCCATCCCTCCAGAAGTTCTATTGCTGAAATCCCTAGACCGGATTGGATTGAATGACAATGGGTTGACAGGTTCAATTCCTACTTCCATTGCAAATTTAGGCAGTATGAGATTTCTGTACCTTTATGATAATCATCTTTCTGGACCTATCCCTCAAGAATTAGGAAAGCTGCAATCTCTTATTGAGCTTGACCTGTCAACAAACGATCTCAGCGGTCCCATCCCTCCTGCTATAGGAAATTTGAGCAACTTAACTCTTCTGTACCTTCATAAGAACATGCTTTCTGGATCAATTCCTTCCACCATAGGGAACTTAACCAAGCTCAGAGAGTTGGAACTATCAatcaatcatttttctggccaaatTCCTCCAGAAGTAGGAAAACTCAAGTACCTTACCGACCTTAGGTTGTTCATGAATAATCTTAGTGGCCCAATCCCtcaagaaataaataattttacatctttaaaatcattgcaattggctgacaATATGTTGTCTGGACATGTACCTCAAAACATATGCCTTGGTGGAGTACTTGAAATTTTTGTCATAGGTAATAATAGTTTTGTGGGTTCCATACCAAAAAGCTTGAAGAACTGCACAAGCTTAATCAGAGTTAAGCTTGAAAGAAATCAACTGGATGGGCACATATCAGAAGATTTTGGCATATACCCAAACTTAAAATTCATCGATCTGAGCTACAATAATTTGCATGGTGAGCTTTCAAACAATTGGGGGCATTGTCATAATTTAACATTCTTGAAATTTTCCAACAATAGAATTTCTGGTGGGATACCACCCGAGGTTGGGAAAGCAAATCAATTGCAGGTACTTGACCTCTCCACAAATTGTCTGGTAGGGAAGATTCCCAAGGAACTAGGGGAATTGAAGTTGTTGTTCAATCTTAAATTGAACAATAACAAACTTTCAGGTAATATTCCCTCGGAAATTGGAATGTTATCCAAGCTTACTGATCTTAGCCTTGCGGCAAATGATCTCAGAGGACCAATTCCAGAACTGAAAGACTGCTCAAAACTGCAGTTATTGAACTTAAGCAAAAACAGGCTCAGTGAAAGTGTTCCATTTCAAGTGGGCAGGTTCCTCTTTCTTCAAGACCTTGACCTAAGTCACAATTTGCTTGAAGGAGAGATACCATCGGAGCTTGGATATTTGCTTGACTTAGAGACGTTAAACCTTTCCCATAATGAACTCTCAGGCTCCATCCCATCCACTTTCAATGAAATGTTGAGCTTAACTATTGTTGATATCTCCTTCAATCAATTGGAGGGTCCACTTCCCAACAACAAAGCCTTCAGCTGGGCACCAATAGTAGCATTGTCTAATAATAAAGGTTTATGTGGCAACAATTCTGGTTTTAAAGCTTGCCCTTGTACAAAGATCAGCGGAATGTGCAGAAAAGATGGCAACAAAGCAATTGTCTTTATCGCAGTTTCTCTTTCTAGCACCTTAGTCCTCTTATTTGTCATTTCTGGAGTTCTTGCTATTGTTGGCAAAAGAGCCAGGAAAATAGATGAAGCCAAAGAAGCAGGAAATGAAAATATATTTTCAACATGCAGCTATGATGGGAAAATGGTGCACGAAAATATAATTGCAGCAACGGAGGGATTCAACTCCAAATATTGTATTGGAGTGGGAGGATGTGGAACTGTTTACAGAGTGGAGCTTCCAACTGGTCAAGTTGTCGCTGTGAAGAAGCTTCACCAATTTGAGGGGAGTGAAATATCCAATCTAAAGGCTTTTACAAGTGAAATTTGTGCATTAACCAACATAAAACACCGAAATATTGTGAAGCTCCATGGCTTCTGTTTACATTCACAACACTCATATTTGGTTTATGAGTTCCTTGGAGGAGGAAGCTTGGGAAAGATACTTCAGAAGAGGGTAAAAGCCGAGGAGTTGAAATGGATCGCGAGACTAAATATTGTGAAAGGGGTCGCCAGTGCCTTATCCTATATGCACCATGACTGCTCACCTCCTATTGTTCACCGTGACATATCAAGCAACAATATATTGATGGATTTGGAGCAAGAAGCTTACATCTCTGACTTTGGTACAGCAAGGTTTTTGATGCTAGACTCAACCCATTGGACATCTTTTGCTGGTACCTTTGGATATTTGGCTCCAGGTTATTTACTCTTGCTATTTGTTTGTCTTGCCTTGATTAAGTACTTGAAAAGGATGAAATTTAATTGTATATGATATATGGAAATTGTGTTTTGCAAGTGAAATTGCAAGTTTGGATCACatattctgatttttttttccagAATTATTGTTTTCGTACAAATTAAGACGTATGTATTGTTCTCTGCAGAACTTGCCTACAGCATGGAAGCAAATGAGAAGGGTGACGTGTATAGCTTTGGAGTGGTATCACTGGAAGTGATCATGGGAAGGCATCCAGGGGATATAATTATGTCTCTATCAACATCAACACTGTCAGATACCTGCCAAATTCTCCTGAAAGATATATTGGACCAACGCCTTCCACTACCCACAAATAAAGAAGCAGCAGAAGTAGTTTCTATTGTGAAATTAGCATTTGCTTGTCTCCATGCCAATCCAGGGTCTCGGCCAACCATGCAACAAGTATCACAAAAACTATCAGTGAAAGTACGAGCTCTATGGAAGCCCTTGCGAATGCTTACTTTAGGAGAGCTTTTGTAatttcacaattttcatttgCTGAATGATTAATGCATATCTTTCCAGAGATGCATTCTgtttgtgctttttttttttttcccccttttgttttcttcccctttcatttcttgtatttgcttgaTCTTGCTCTGAAACAACGAGCAGGGCTACATGGATTAGAAAAATCCGTTAACCCATGGCGAATTTGAGTGAAACTCTTCTCGTTTGATTTGTTTTACAATTCTAACATCAGATTCAAAAAACCTTCCCACGTTCCTCAAAACGAGGAATACAAAAATGGTACaaggaaatgtaatgtaatttcgAATTCACCTGAAAGAAACGGTCATGAATTACATCAATTAAACTCAAATTAGTTAGAATTGACTATATGGATATTTTTTTTGTCAtcaatttttatttgaaatcaattttttatcaatattcagaaattataaatattttaatattagttTTCTTCGTGCCATTTTCAATATTTTCCTTTTTCTCACtttttttatcaataatttattatatttttataccaAAAAAtgtaattctcttcattaaacatgaTTAATTTACACTTTCTAATTTTATCTGAAGGTGTGTTATATGTAATTTTTAACAGATCTTATCTATTTTATAATGGTTGATCTTTAGTTATATATACGTTtcattttatcaaaaattatacgGATGCATAACATAATTGTGACACTTTTCCATTTTATTCATCTTGCTTTTATATTATAAGTTATATTTTCTTCAATAATTCCATTCCTTTGAATGAAAGAATTGAAAGGACCATGAAATAGTAATAAAGAGAAAAGGGATTCTAATTGAAGACAAATTAGTCTCTTCGTTGGCCAATGCTGTACCAAGTGATGGTAAGCGTGAAGAAAGCAGGTTTGTAAAGCAGTAAAATGGTAGAGATAAAGGCAGCACTGATGCAAAAACTAATTGGcaggaaaaataaaataacaattcTATTTACTTTAATAAATGGGAACACAATTGTTAAGtggtttaatttatttatatctatatgtttaatattatttttttttttttaaaaaaatctttaAAGATAGAGAGTGAAAGAAAGCACATAAACCTTTCTTTGGATGATCAGaccttaaaatgaaaataaaataaatagactGAAAGCAAAGTTTGTTTAAAGAAAACCGATCTGATATATTCTCAGCCGGGTACGTGTTCCCAGGATCAGCCAGCAGAGGGATATTAATTCCTTCTTCGgtaaatttatttatgtatttattttatatatatatatatatatatataacaaagtGTTGattactgttttttttttttttttgttcccaCAAAGTGACAAACAGGAGTCAACCCACCAAGAAAAAAAGAGGTGATAATCTGTTGCCTGGTGGAGTTCAAAATGGGGCATCAATCAGTTGACTTTGGTTTCTTGCTTTTCTTTGCCCTGGACAAACCATCGCTCGCTGGAGGGTGTGAATTGTGAAAACCTATTGTTACTTTTAGAAGGTGAAGGAGAAGGAAATGGAGGTACAGCAATCATGGAGGGTGAGATTGTCCTTCAAGAACGCTACGATAGTCTTGACAGTATTGAATGTGATCACTGCCCTTTTCTTGCTCCAGGGCTTTCTCTCTTCTGCCTCTTCCCGCAACAACAGACTCTCATCTAACCAATTCAATTCAGGTTATCTTTCAATCCCTTTCTTTGAACATCAaatattattgtaagcaaatatAGTGGGGAAATTGGGTTTTGTGGAATTTTGTTTTTCATGTCGAAATTATTGCCTTACTGGTATCTAGTTAATGACTATTTGGTTAAATGGGAAAATTTGTCTGTTTGTTGTAATTCTATTGTATCTGAAAGAAGGGACCCTATCATTATCCTTTTTAACTTCCATCTGTTTTCTGATTTCTGGTTAATTTGATGATTGTATCTTAAAATAAAGATTGGTTTTTGGTTTTGCCTTTTGTGCGTGTTTCTATTTATTGATGAATTAGACAACCACATATGTTAAGGTTTGGTTTTACGATTTCCCAATTTGGATGTGGAAATTGGTGGATTGTTTTTGTACTTGACAATGGAACTTGTGTCGCtgcattagttttgaattttcttGGCCACAGACAAATATCTCAATTTGGGTTTACCAATTGAAACTTCAGATCATATTCAGTTCATACAAGGCCTCCAAACTTATATTTTGTCCTGTATATTTCTGGTTATGAGCTATATCAGTGGATTTTACTTGACCTACATATGTTCCATTAAAGTCTTTGAAATGATTAATCTGGATGTTTGTTCAATCCGTCAACAAATTTCCTTCATGTAAATTGCCTCCTCCAGTTATTTTGCTTCCCTTTTAAGCTGGGTCCTGTTTGTTAATCAGTTGAGGAAGATTATCATAGATGGGAAAAATGTGGAAACTAAATCTTTATTTGAtgaaaaatgtatattatatattGTAATGCTTAATTTAGAAATTGTGCACAGGGAAAGCCTTTAATTCCCAATTTACTTTTAAGTGTTATTGTGTATGACATTTATCGCTGAAATATCAAATAAGAAAGGTATACCGACCATAGAGACTCCACTATAAAATATCATGGCTTGGCCTCTATATAGATTTGTTCCTTGTCTGTTATATGCATATTCTTTGTAAACTTCTCACCAGCCAAAATGGAAATCCTGATATAGAATGCTTGGAAGTTCTGATGGTTTGGTACGTGTGCGGAATTCtcagaaaattttcaatcttgatTGAACATTAGGGAGAATCAAGCTTTTTCTCTTTGATTGTTTACTTAGGCCTAAATTTTGTGACACAGACCATTTATTTTGTTAAAGactgatttttatatttttctc contains the following coding sequences:
- the LOC131177137 gene encoding probable leucine-rich repeat receptor-like protein kinase At1g35710: MALIKQLPFILTIFIVLLFSSNVVLASASSAVQTKGQEAESLLKWKDSLDEPTNCLLCSWNFVPRNSTSSDPKTDISSSPCQWIGIACDESGNVIYINVSFSGLRGTLQSFNFSSFPSLERLDLSHNFLHGSIPSRISNLSKLIYLDLAVNNFSGNIPSEIGMLKSLVVLVFSQNNLTGPIPASIENLIELSLLDLHHNKLSASIPQEIGKLRSLNVTLLSHNKLTGQLPASIGNLGKLTILHLHDNRLSGSIPREIGMLTSLNVLALTNNSLTGPIPATVGNLKRLTWLYIANNKLSGFIPKELGSLTCLSELSLHSNSLQGPIPASIGNLSNLKFLDLGFNNLSGSIPPEVLLLKSLDRIGLNDNGLTGSIPTSIANLGSMRFLYLYDNHLSGPIPQELGKLQSLIELDLSTNDLSGPIPPAIGNLSNLTLLYLHKNMLSGSIPSTIGNLTKLRELELSINHFSGQIPPEVGKLKYLTDLRLFMNNLSGPIPQEINNFTSLKSLQLADNMLSGHVPQNICLGGVLEIFVIGNNSFVGSIPKSLKNCTSLIRVKLERNQLDGHISEDFGIYPNLKFIDLSYNNLHGELSNNWGHCHNLTFLKFSNNRISGGIPPEVGKANQLQVLDLSTNCLVGKIPKELGELKLLFNLKLNNNKLSGNIPSEIGMLSKLTDLSLAANDLRGPIPELKDCSKLQLLNLSKNRLSESVPFQVGRFLFLQDLDLSHNLLEGEIPSELGYLLDLETLNLSHNELSGSIPSTFNEMLSLTIVDISFNQLEGPLPNNKAFSWAPIVALSNNKGLCGNNSGFKACPCTKISGMCRKDGNKAIVFIAVSLSSTLVLLFVISGVLAIVGKRARKIDEAKEAGNENIFSTCSYDGKMVHENIIAATEGFNSKYCIGVGGCGTVYRVELPTGQVVAVKKLHQFEGSEISNLKAFTSEICALTNIKHRNIVKLHGFCLHSQHSYLVYEFLGGGSLGKILQKRVKAEELKWIARLNIVKGVASALSYMHHDCSPPIVHRDISSNNILMDLEQEAYISDFGTARFLMLDSTHWTSFAGTFGYLAPELAYSMEANEKGDVYSFGVVSLEVIMGRHPGDIIMSLSTSTLSDTCQILLKDILDQRLPLPTNKEAAEVVSIVKLAFACLHANPGSRPTMQQVSQKLSVKVRALWKPLRMLTLGELL